CCGGGGTTGAAGTGGAAGGCCTGGCCGGCAACTGTCGCGGTTTGCTCGACGCGGCTGACCAGATGCATTTCCATGCGCTGCTCCTGAGCATTCCAGGCGGCCAGATGATCGAACGCGTCAACCCGGAACGTGCCATCCAGCTCGCGATTGATGCGGGTCAGCAGGTTCTTGTTGAAACGCGCGGTGACACCTTGCGCGTCGTCATAGGCCGCGACCAGCGTGGCAGCGTCCTTGACCAGATCGACACCGACGATGAAATGGGCGTTTTCCCCCAGCAACGTCTTCGCCGCACGCAGGAATTTCACCGATTGCTCCGGGGTGAAGTTGCCGATGGTCGAACCAGGGAAGAAACCGACCCGGGTCAGGCCGTCCGCAGCACGGGGCAGTTTCATGGCGCGGGTGAAGTCATCGATTTGCGGCGCCACGGTCAGGTGCGGGTATTTCGCTTGAAGCTGGTGCGCCGCCTTGTTCAGGGCATTGGCGCTGATATCAATCGGCACATAGACCGCGATGTGTGGCGCAGCGTCCAGCAGCAAACAGGTTTTCTCGCTGGCGCCGCTGCCAAACTCCACCAATGCCGCGCCTTGGGGAATCGACGCGGCCACTTGTGCAGCCACGTCGGTCAACAGACGGGTTTCAGCGCGAGTCGGATAATATTCGGCGGTATGGCAAATGGCTTCGAACAACTCTGAACCGGCAGCATCGTAGAAATACTTCGGCGAGAGGTTTTTTGCGGGCGAGGACAGCCCGGCAATAACGTCGCGGGCAAATTCGCTGTCATGGGGATTGACCACTCCCGGCTGGCGACTGTCACGGGCCAGGCGCAGACCGGAAACGACCCAGCGCTTTTCCGGATGAAAGAAGTTGCGATACGTGGCCCGGGAATGATTGGGCGAAGTGACGCTGGCGCCGCCGCGCAAGACCATCTGGCTGATCATGAACTTGCCGTTGTATTCCCCCACCGCGCTGGCTGCCGGACGGAATCCGGGATAAGCGCTGTAGGCACTTTGCGTCCACTGCCAGGCGACATCATCGACTTGCTCCAGCAGCCCCGCTATCGCCGCAGCTTCCCATTCGGCCTCGGTGGGCAAACGCGCATCGGCCCAATGGGCGTAGGCGGCAGCTTCGTAGTAGCTGATATGCGTCACCGGCGCATCACGTTCGATGGTTTCCAGACCGCGCAAACTCATGCGCCGCCAGCCGTGGGTTTCGTCGTGCTGCCAATAGAGCGGCGCGTTCCAGGCGTTTTCCTGCACCACGGTCCAGCCTTCCGACAGCCACAGGCCTGCCTGGCTGTAGCCGCCCGCCTTCATGAACGCCAGCCATTCGCCATTTGTGACCAGACGATCGCTGATTTCGAACGATTGCAGGTACGTGGTGTGGCGCGGGCCTTCGTTATCGAAGGCGAATTGCGTGCCCTGATGGCCGATTTCGGTCAGACCGCCCTTGAGCGGCTTGTATTGACCGCGCCGCCCGGCAGCATCCTTGGGCCAGCCAGAATCGTAGGCCGGCTTGAGTGACGAGGTGCTGAACAGGTGCAGGATGTCCATCAACAGCAATTCCTGATGTTGCTCTTCATGGGCCAGGCCCAGTTCGATCAGGCTGTCGAGTGCTTCCGGCAAGGGGCTTTGCAGCAGCCTGTTCATGTGCTGATCGACATAATTGCGATAAGCCAGCACTTGATCGATGCCGGGCCGGGTCATCAACCCCCGCTGCGGGCGCGGGTGGCGCGGGCCGACGGCTTCGTAATAGGAATTGAAGAGATAGGCGAACGTCGGATCGAACGCCGCATACCCTGGGAGGTTCTCGCTGAGCAGGAAGGTTTCGAAAAACCAGGTCGTGTGCGCCATGTGCCATTTGGCCGGGCTGGCGTCCGGCATCGACTGCACCACCATGTCTTCGGCACTGAGCGGCGCCGCCAGAATTTGCGTGCGGCTGCGTACGCTTTGATAGCGTTTGAGCAGTTCGTTGGCGACAGGGGTTTGGCGTGGCTCGCGTGAGGGACTGATCATTGGTGTTCATCTCCGGCGTGGCCGCGACCTGTGTGTTCAGGTAATGCGGCGTAGAGCGTTTCTTGATGTTTCTTTATGAGCGGCGGCAGGGAGTTTGAGGTGCGACGAGCGCGGAATGTTCAAACCGTATATCCGAACGGGGACGCGGCCCAAAGGGAACGTTTACCAGCACTGTGGATCGGAACACACAATCACTTGAATACTTTCCCCTTTCGACGGGCTTATTGTAGGTGCCGACTTGCACACAGGATCCGTAGGACCGGCTTTAGCCGGGAGGGCGCAGGGTCTGACGACGCAACTGCTGAAAATGTACCGGCCTCCTCCCGGCTAAAGCAGGTCCTACGCAGACTGTGTGAAAACGTCACGAGCGAAGGCAAGACAAGGCAAAAACAGCCGGAAAAGCGGAGTCTAGGTGTTCTAAATGAGCATTTTCCGCCTGTTTTTAACGCAGTATTGCCGAGCGCAGTAGTTTTCACACAGTCTGTACGGGATGTATTCAGGGTCAAGACGGTATCAACCTGTTTGCTGCGCGCTCACCACCCACAAGGCTGTGCCGATTCATGAGCAATAAGTATGCGCCCCGTGACTGGGAGCCCCATGAGCGCCCTACCCTGCCGGGTTCGCCGTCCACGCCGCTGCATTCGACCGGCAAGCGCTGGGCATTTGCGCTGGTAGGCATCATTGTTGCGCTGACCGGCGGCCTGGGTAACGCCCTGGTGGTTGCCAACCTTCCCTATCTCCAAGGCTCACTCGCTGCAACGACGGCCGAGATTGCCTGGCTGCCCGCTGCGTACGTCATGACCAATGTGTCGATGAACCTGCTGCTGGTGAAGTTTCGTCAGCAATTCGGTCTGCGGGCCTTCACCGAAGTGTTCCTGGTGCTGTATGCCTTGGTGACATTCGGCCATCTGTTCGTCAATGACATCAACTCGGCGATTGCCGTGAGGGCCGCGCACGGCATGGTCGGCGCAGCGCTGTCCACGTTGGGCCTGTATTACATGATCCAGGCGTTCCCGACCAAATGGCGCTTGAAAGCCCTGGTGCTTGGGCTGGGAACGGCGCAGCTGGCAGTACCGATGGCGCGGCTGGTCTCGGAAGATCTGCTGCAGATTGCCGAGTGGCGTGGCTTGTACCTGTTTGAACTGGGCATGGCCCTGCTTTCCCTGGGCTGCGTCCTGCTTCTGAAGTTACCGCCGGGTGATCGCTTCAAGGCGTTTGAAAAACTCGACTTCCTGACTTTTGGCCTGCTCTCCTCCGGCTTCGCCTTGCTCTGCGCGGTGCTGTCGCTGGGGCGCATCGACTGGTGGCTGGAGCAAACCTGGATCGGCGTTGCGACAGCGGCCTCCATTGCGCTGATCATGGCGGGATTGGCCATCGAGCATAATCGGCGCAATCCGTTGCTGATCACCCGCTGGCTGGGCAGCGGCAAGATCCTGCGCCTGGCGCTGGCGGTGATCCTGTTTCGCGTGGTGCTGTCGGAACAATCCATCGGCGCGGTAGGTTTTCTTCAAGCCTTGAACATGGGCTCCGAACAGTTGCACACCCTCTATGCGGTGATGTTGCTCGGCAGCGTCGCGGGCCTGGCGGTCAGTGCCTGGACGATCAATCCAGCGCATCTGTTCACGCCGCTGATCATTTCTCTGGCGATGATGGCGACCGGCGCGTGGATGGACAGCGGCGCGACCAACCTGACCCGTCAATCGAACATGTACCTCAGCCAGTTCCTGCTGGCGTTTGGGGGGACGTTTTTCCTTGGGCCGACCTTGGTCCTGGGGGTCAGCGGGGTCATTGCCAACCCGCGCAACATGGTGAGTTTTTCCGTGTTGTTCGGGATCACCCAGAACATTGGCGGCCTGATCGGCTCGGCGGCGCTGGGCACTTTCCAGATCGTGCGGGAGAAATTTCACTCAAGCATCCTCGTGGAGCATCTGACCCTGATCAATCCACAGGTGCAGGCACGCTTGCAAAGCTCCGGCGCCAGCTATGCTGGCGCTATCGCCGATCCTTCGGCGCGCACCAATCAAGGCATTCGCGCTATTGCGACCGCCGCCACCCGGGAAGCCAACGTACTGGCCTATAACGACGTGTTCATGCTCATCGCCGTGATTGCCGTGTTGACCATGATCTGGATCTCGATACGCGGGATCTGGCTGAAAATGACGACTCAACCGATTACACCTGCGTCTCCCGCGCCGGTGGCTTCGACTTCCGTAACTTCCAGTGGCGCCACCTCTTCATGACCGAACCGACCACGCCGACGCCAGCCAACCCGGCCCCCGCGTCTTCCGCACCACCTCCTCCAGCGCCGGCACCCGCGACCAGCCA
This genomic window from Pseudomonas sp. G.S.17 contains:
- the egtB gene encoding ergothioneine biosynthesis protein EgtB, which codes for MISPSREPRQTPVANELLKRYQSVRSRTQILAAPLSAEDMVVQSMPDASPAKWHMAHTTWFFETFLLSENLPGYAAFDPTFAYLFNSYYEAVGPRHPRPQRGLMTRPGIDQVLAYRNYVDQHMNRLLQSPLPEALDSLIELGLAHEEQHQELLLMDILHLFSTSSLKPAYDSGWPKDAAGRRGQYKPLKGGLTEIGHQGTQFAFDNEGPRHTTYLQSFEISDRLVTNGEWLAFMKAGGYSQAGLWLSEGWTVVQENAWNAPLYWQHDETHGWRRMSLRGLETIERDAPVTHISYYEAAAYAHWADARLPTEAEWEAAAIAGLLEQVDDVAWQWTQSAYSAYPGFRPAASAVGEYNGKFMISQMVLRGGASVTSPNHSRATYRNFFHPEKRWVVSGLRLARDSRQPGVVNPHDSEFARDVIAGLSSPAKNLSPKYFYDAAGSELFEAICHTAEYYPTRAETRLLTDVAAQVAASIPQGAALVEFGSGASEKTCLLLDAAPHIAVYVPIDISANALNKAAHQLQAKYPHLTVAPQIDDFTRAMKLPRAADGLTRVGFFPGSTIGNFTPEQSVKFLRAAKTLLGENAHFIVGVDLVKDAATLVAAYDDAQGVTARFNKNLLTRINRELDGTFRVDAFDHLAAWNAQEQRMEMHLVSRVEQTATVAGQAFHFNPGERLHTENSHKFTVEAFTALAEQAGWTVSEQWISEAPQVALFNLKA
- a CDS encoding MFS transporter, giving the protein MSNKYAPRDWEPHERPTLPGSPSTPLHSTGKRWAFALVGIIVALTGGLGNALVVANLPYLQGSLAATTAEIAWLPAAYVMTNVSMNLLLVKFRQQFGLRAFTEVFLVLYALVTFGHLFVNDINSAIAVRAAHGMVGAALSTLGLYYMIQAFPTKWRLKALVLGLGTAQLAVPMARLVSEDLLQIAEWRGLYLFELGMALLSLGCVLLLKLPPGDRFKAFEKLDFLTFGLLSSGFALLCAVLSLGRIDWWLEQTWIGVATAASIALIMAGLAIEHNRRNPLLITRWLGSGKILRLALAVILFRVVLSEQSIGAVGFLQALNMGSEQLHTLYAVMLLGSVAGLAVSAWTINPAHLFTPLIISLAMMATGAWMDSGATNLTRQSNMYLSQFLLAFGGTFFLGPTLVLGVSGVIANPRNMVSFSVLFGITQNIGGLIGSAALGTFQIVREKFHSSILVEHLTLINPQVQARLQSSGASYAGAIADPSARTNQGIRAIATAATREANVLAYNDVFMLIAVIAVLTMIWISIRGIWLKMTTQPITPASPAPVASTSVTSSGATSS